The genomic region TAATCTGCTTCAAGATCCAAAATGCGTGCTCTGCAATTTCATGGGGGTGGGTTGGGACAGCATGTGGCCAGTCTGCTGGGGTCCTAATGCTTTGGCATTTTTCAAAAACAAGACCAGCTACCTTGGCTTTCTCATACATTTTAGAAAACTTCTATAAGTATTTTCGTgtactaaaataatttttcttgaatatTTGAGTGTTACTCCAATGGCAACGGATGTTTGCTCTGGCATTAAAGTGAAAGACAACAACCAAGTGAAttgacataaaaatctgtataattaaagtcctttgcaaattaaacatgaaacccaaattcatattttaatattacGCCCGTACCTgttataaaagttatttaaaaatctcagctgtcaatcatattaattgcccctcctctatgccttaagcatagaggcaagacaggcaattactttcactttccatttagcatatCCTAGATCATATTCCCCATCCCTCCTCACTTTCTAATTGTGTCTATGGGCACGAGGACCCATACTCTGGCACTTATACCCTATTCTTTCTTAATTTTTGGACCAAAAGGTGGTATGTGTTCCAGTTTGTTATATGCCTTGATATTTTCGTATGCACACGACTTTCAGTAGTTATTTTTAGCTCTCAATGCTTTTGTAATATGGTTATATAGGCGTTGGCACTTAAATTAAAAGGGACTTATCAACTATTGTAAACGGCATATTTTTCATAAGATTAACTCTTCGTCCACCCGTGCACGTAACACTTGAGATAGGATCCTATGTGACTTGAAACATGTATATTAACCAGTTTATTGCTGTTGTATCATGTGCTCCTCTCTACATTTACTTCAATGCTATAACATTTTCATTGGTATGTGCTATTTTTTTACCATTAGTGTTTATGGTACAGGCATGGGGACTTGTTATCCATAATGTTTGTgacttggggctttccagataatggatctaactgtaatttggatcttaataccttaagtctactataaagtaatgtaaacattaaataaacccaatagactggttctgcttccaataaggattaattataataagtttgtatcatgtacaaggtactaatttattcttaaagagaaaaagtataatgggtttccagataacggatgccatacctgtattcattttcTCTGctaagaaatacaggtatgggacctgttatccagaatgcttgggacctggggttttctggataacagatctttccgtaatttgggtcttcatgccttatgtctactagaaattcatttaaacattaaattgggatcaagtacaagctactgttttattattacagagaaaaaggaaatcattttaaaaaatttggattatttggctaaaatggagtctatgggagacagccattctgtaattcggagctttctggatatcgggtttccggataagggatcctatacctgtactattattggctatatccttatcatttattggtgcacatttttctttcattggCACTCAAACAGGAGACATAGCTATCTGAAGACACagcaatggcttttttttattgttaaagcgaagtaaaggtggccatagacgttacaattaaaatatctcctggaaaagatctttccaggaaagattgttcgtttaagcacacgtgtagagctgagtCGTCTGATACacgtagaaacaatagaattccacctgtatctgatgatttagcactaacaatgagtgatgtttgggtgccatcaaaggcacccaatcaaaattgtCTTGATTTTTCATgttgatatttacattttatgtgtGGTGGTTCAAGAACTAGGTTTTAGTTAAAAAGCATTAACTAAATATCGTGAAGATTAAGTTGTTATCACAATGTTACTCCCACCATTTTGAAATACAATAGAaaccctattttacatttttttagggaaccagaaaaaacaaataactttttatATAGATATTCCTGTAGAATTATGGAAGCCCTAACCAATTACAGTTAGAGGATCTCTTCCCTTCCCCTTTCGTTTCGCCAATAATTCGCCGCCGACggaatgtcgctgacgcccattaaagtctatggacgtcaaaaaaaatgtttgacacgcgtctttttattttgacgcacgacgccatacaagtctatgggcgtaatatttttggcgaaaaaatgtgcccatccctattcagTAGCTCTTTAGAATTGAACACCCACAATTTAGCGACCTGCACGGGTCTGTTTTTTCAAAACCCACACTCGACCCGTACCTGCTTTCCCCAAGCCTAACCCAGACCCGCTTACCCGCCTAGGCAACTACATGATTTTTTACCTGACCAGCTCCCCTCCGTGTTCTTCccgaccggaagtgatgtcacattttTTACCAATTAGGACACTTGGGTTTTTAGCTGTTTCCACTGCATTGGTCacatgttgccccccccccccactgcagaGGATTTTGTACCAGCGGGGCACCTGATTCCCAATCATCATATTacaggtgcaggtatgggacctgttatccagaatgctcgggacctggggtttttccggataacagatttttctgtaatttgggtcttcttatcttatgtctactagaaattcatgtaaacattaaataaacccaataggctggttttgcttccaataaggattaattatatcttagttgggatcaagtacaagcgactgttttattattacacagaaaaaggaaattatttgtataaatttggagtatttggataaaatggagtctgtgggagacagtcattccgtaatttagagctttctggatatcgggtttccggataagggatcctatacctgtattccgTTGGTAcccgacccaatgcaggactccaCCACAAGTTATAAAAGACGGTGCAGAGCCTGTCTTGCGAGTGcttactttttaaagggaatataatgTTAACTCATaatttaatttctaaaaaaaaaaagttaaaaggtatgccGTTATACCCTCAGATATTTTTAACAGTCATTAAAGCACAAGGAAAATTTAACCAATTTGAAGGTTCcagtttgttaggcacccccccaaTGACCCAGAACACTAACCTTCTGGCCAGAGCTGGTGTAAATCTTCtgtaaaaacacctttccttGGTAGTCCTTGGGCTTGACACGGGCCTTATTGATCAATTCAGgcaagccttaaggtggccatacacgtgccgataaaagctgcggACAGTCGGCAgcttggcccgtgtatggggccccccgacgggcttccccgatcgagatctgtccgaaagtcagccagatcttgatcggatgggacaaaaaatcccgtcggattgcggccgcatctgttcgttgatgcggtcccgcgatccgaccgcccgttcgcaATCGTTAGgagcccacaatcggatcagcccgatattgcccacctcagcggatctctccgtgtgtATTATGGATACATTCACCCCAAGGATCACATTGACTACCTGGCAATGGGGATAGTTTGGTAACTTGATGCACTTCAGGAGCCCcagtctgttgtttttttttttttaataaaaaaaataaataaataagtgcacTGGGCCTGGGAAGAAATTCAAATTGCTTGGTGATGCCTAAAAAAATTGGCTTCCCGGTTCACAACCGCAATTCAAAATGGAGACAAAAAACATCTTAGACATTATATTTTTCCCAACACAGTATTTTGCATATTTGATGTTTCACCATGTATGGAAAATAGAGTACATTTAGTCCTACATTTACCAGTTATTTGAAGGAATTTGTTTATTGCCCTacaacaatgtacaggtatgggatctgttatccggaaacccgttatccagaaagttctgaattatggaaagactccattttatccaaatccaaatttttaaatataattccctttttcttcGCAATAATAAGACACTACCAtgtactgtacttgatcccaactaagatattggaagcaaaaaccagcctattggttttatttaatgtttacatgattttctagtagacttaaagtgatactgacactaaaaaaactactttttaaaatatgaatgtacattaaaagttacctataggtcatgttgatcgtttttttgccgagaggtctgtttttgtaagtaattgttagttgaagttcctaaacctgactgttttgtcaacctgactgtcccatctcagcctgtccgttaaagtttctaatgctaacggactaatgctacacaaatatggcagcccccttatagatgAACAGAGGGAGTCAGACcggtaatggaaaagcatcaggccaatactttatagcaaaattataagtagcatgcaaggccaatattattatagatgcaaaaaaatttttttatttatatttctggtgtctgtatctcttaaaggtatgcagatccaaattacagaaagatccgtccagaaagccccaggtcccgagcattctggataacaggtccaatacctgtataggcaTAGGATTTTTCCAGCTTTGTTCATCATCTGCTTTAGAAAGCTGATCagtttactttcttttttccttctgcaGTAGTGTGAAATTTGTGAGAACTACTTGCTTTTCTCTAAATTACCTGGAACCACCTCGGCACAATGAAACAAGTACCTCATATCCTCGGAAGTCCAGCTGTGAAGCCATCCAATCCAGAAGTGAGCCGAGAGTGTTCTGTGTTGCTTGGAAGAGCTCAGATCTCAGCTTCCCTCCAAGAGGGGGTTATACAGAAGATCAATGGCCACGATTCCCTGCCCTTCATTCCAACTGAGAAGTTAAAGGACCTCACCTCCCGCGTGTTCAACGGAGAGTCTGGAGCTCAGGAAGCCAAAGTGCGCATTGAGGCGCAAGAGGTTCAAGGTATTGAAACGCCACCCAGCACTACTCCTACTAAAAACGGATCTCCCGAAATAAAGCTGAAAATCACTAAGACCTACATGAATGGAAAGCCCTTGTTTGAGTCTTCAATATGTGGGGACAGAGGGGAGGAAGAGTCTCAACCTGAggcaaaggaaaagaaaaagagaggaaggaaaagaaaaattatCACATCTGAAGCCAATGAGAAGTCGAGCCAAGAGATGCCAGCTGACTCGGAATCTTCCAAAATGGAGGTATCTATTGTTACTGTTGTAAATGATGCCATTTTGTTCTTTACACCGCTTGTAAAGGTGCTGCATTCTGGCAATGTGTACTTGTGTTAAAAGCTGGTCATATTTTAACAATTCCaatttaacaaaacaaatattgaaatatagttaaagggattctgtcatgatttttacggtgtcgtttttatttctgaatgacactacactgcaaataattccctctaataTATAACATTTCATCCTTAACccaactaaatatattttttttttagttgtaatattggtgtgtaggcgccatcttgggtcatttcgactggtcatgtgttttcagaaagagccagtgctgctctatgaaactgctttctggcaggctattgtttctcctactcattgtaacttgATGGGGTCaaagtgggacattggtttttaccagtgatatcactccaacttgcagtacagcagtaaagagtgactgaagtttatcagaacacaagtcacatgactgggagcggctgttaaactgacaatatgtgtaaccacatgtctgatttcaaaattaaatataaaaaaatcagtttgctctttttaaaaaacggatttcagtgcagatttctgctggagcaacactattaactgatgtgttttgaaaaaaaaaaagttttcccatgacagtatccctttaaggaaaatgagAGAAGGGAGAAGACTATATACTTGGTTGCTCATTGTAATGTAAGGCTTAGTAGTTATTTGTTTAGATTTTCAGTTGAACCCTAGTTAATGATCTtcttatacattttaaaagataaaatgaaatggtatgcaactttccagtacaaatcagTTCATAATTTACATTCGTTTATTCGTAAATATATTTGCTATCAAAAGGTGTATTTTTAAGaatgtttacattctctgcactacttgttctgactcttgaaacactgTTGCAAATTGGtgattatgtatatttttaacctGATCATAAGAATCATACAATCCTTCACATTTTGCTGTTTGTTAATGGTACCATGCCTGCCTAACAGTATTTCCTATCACTATTTGTCATGGGAAACATGAACATATTTACATGCATGGCCAGCATTAGGGCAATGCATAGACAGTTgtgcaatagtgatgtgtgggctagagtcctgtgcggaaccaatttctaacaCCCGAACcataacccacatatttacccactttgttccgctacccgacccacaactgccttatctgcaacccgccgaccaccatcaaacaggaagtgatgttgctgcaaaccggaagtgacgtcatcaaaagtgggcgtggtcagaaccaagttttgtaaaactttaaaaggagtaaaatatagacaatattacataatataagaaatttagatgagatccGCAGACCCGCgagtatacccgcacctgaaaatcctccccttattccgcagggtgcctgattttttgcaggtaacccgcgggtacccgacccgctgcaggactctagtgtgggccgacccgatacccacaGGTTGGCGGGTTCGTGGCTGTGGGTGCAGtttgcgggttgagctcttctgcctgctctcctgTCTGTGACTTTACATTGtcggcttctggttttataggtgcgcgcctgccccaccccttttgtgacttcagggGAGGGCGTGGTCTATAAACGGAAGATGGAAGTCGGTTTAGatgagggttgaattctcctccacccacacatcactattgtgcAAGCTTAAAAAGCCACATTGTACTTCTTTACTTGTATGAGCACAGTCAAAATAAATCAGCAGTCCTCCCTTCCCCCTGGCTGTAAATAACAAGCAGCTTATTATAGAGGCTTCTCATTTAACTACTAATTTGTTGTAATTGTCCTCATCTGAGTTCAGAATTAGAAAGTGACTTTAGGGCTAAAATACAGTTGCATGGGTGAAAATATAATAGGATTGATACAAGAACCTGATGTGCAAACTACACGTAATGCAACATACCTGTCGGAAGGGAATGCTGCATCTTCAACCGCTGAAATAAAATCGAATGCTGTTTGCAGACTttttgttctcattgaaatacattgagtGCCTGAGGTTGATGCATGAACAGAAAATACCATCTTGAGTTTATCTGATCCGACTTACTACAGCTATGTGGATGAgtttttgtagcatcctacaaaactTTGTGCTGTTGCATGACTTTTCGGGGTCAGATATAAAATCTTACCCGCATATTCTTATCAAAATCTCCTGTCTAGTTTAGCTCTTTgtttcaattccagattttcacACAAATCTCATTTCTAATCAAGCAGGATGCAAAAAGTGTTTTCCggcacaatttttttattaattgagccaatgttaaaaaaaaatagaggatataaaagaaaataaacattaagtATATTGCAATTTAGTGTTGGAGCTAAATCTTCTAGGAATGGATTTTCATACAGGTTCCTAatcccccctctttttttttttatccattccaAAAGTCTGTATCTGAATCGGAGTTCCCAGAGCACAAGACTAAAGAGGACATATTATTAAAATACTCTGTTGGAGATGTTGTATGGTCCAAGGTCTCTGGTTATCCATGGTGGCCGTGTATGGTGACATCTGACCCTGTGTTGTATAGCCACACAAAAGTAAAGGGTATGttaatgtttttctgtttttggaaGAGGGTGCATCCTTTTTCTATTTACTTCCTTTGTTTACCGTAGCCAAAAGCATCACACTGTTATTTATTGTGATATTGCATGCAGGCATGTGGCATCTTATTTGCCTGAAAGCACTGCCttaaattttgatattcttttttacaaacaaaaatatcaccTATCTGcagtaactggaggggggcgggccctggtgcgggacgtgccgccgggcccccgccccctccgtatctGATTATTTTACACAAAATCGGCCGTTGCGGAGAAGTAAAGCACCGCACACCGGACCATCTGTTAAAAGCCAAAATCTTTTTTgatccatgttaaaaaaaaaaattaaaaaaaatgctgcatggtttgcttgacgcgtttcgggcacagCTGCCCTTAGTGCAGCTGTGCTTGAAACGCGTCAAGCAAACCACgcagtgtgtttttttaacatggattaataaagattttggCTTTTTACAGACGGTCCGATGTGCTGAGATTTACTTCTCCTCCTTCCCTTCTTTTTTACAAACCCAGTATTGCCAGCACATAatataagaacatttttaattccATGCTGGTTTGTTTTTGCATTACTGTTAAAACCTCTCGATTATTTTCAGGGCAAAAAAAGAACGTCAGGCAATATCATGTACAGTTTTTTGGTAACGCGCCTGAGCGAGCTTGGATATCCGAAAAGAGCATGGTGcccttcaaaggagaaaatgaatACGATCACTTGTGCCAGGAAAGTGCAAAACAGGCATCCACCAAAGCAGAAAAAACTAAGgtgcaaaaattttatttttaaggtgTTTTTTCAAAA from Xenopus laevis strain J_2021 chromosome 1S, Xenopus_laevis_v10.1, whole genome shotgun sequence harbors:
- the nsd2.S gene encoding nuclear receptor binding SET domain protein 2 S homeolog, which gives rise to MKQVPHILGSPAVKPSNPEVSRECSVLLGRAQISASLQEGVIQKINGHDSLPFIPTEKLKDLTSRVFNGESGAQEAKVRIEAQEVQGIETPPSTTPTKNGSPEIKLKITKTYMNGKPLFESSICGDRGEEESQPEAKEKKKRGRKRKIITSEANEKSSQEMPADSESSKMESVSESEFPEHKTKEDILLKYSVGDVVWSKVSGYPWWPCMVTSDPVLYSHTKVKGQKKNVRQYHVQFFGNAPERAWISEKSMVPFKGENEYDHLCQESAKQASTKAEKTKLLKPITGKIRVQWDIGIEQAKEAVLMTPEERKEKFTFIYIKDRPQLNPKVAAEVGIPVETPEKSMESPKKEGVSSYKRRRVSRTPAASEEVDPADKTTTAKGPENSSDLKFGMASPASKKRSGAYTPRSRKGDAMNQFLVFCQKHKDEVINEHPDASDEEIEELLESQWNMLSNKQKARYNTKFAILTSPKSEEDSGKHENALSKGF